The Pseudomonas asiatica genome has a segment encoding these proteins:
- a CDS encoding LysR family transcriptional regulator, translating into MIPSLDSIFSRLRLRQLRLLIELDRCGSLHKAAEAMAISQPGATKALREVEEVLGVPLFQRLPSGLVANDVGRCVVRYARLIHSDLGHLREEVLGIVQGQGGRLAVGSIMGAMPTLVGALGRLRRKQPQLAVEIAENTSANLLAQLDEGRLDLAICRPGLGRNAADYAFVELAQEPLAVVAHPQHPLAGAAALEVGDLSQYRWIVYPANMPMRQALERELSEAGVEVPRYPLETFSTFATFMLLEDDPTLVAVIPSAVAAFAEQRGLLVSLAVQLRALSEPFGIVHRVAAPLSPAARLLVEELTAG; encoded by the coding sequence ATGATCCCCTCCCTGGACTCCATTTTTTCCCGCCTGCGCCTGCGTCAGTTACGCCTGCTCATCGAACTGGACCGTTGCGGCTCCCTGCACAAGGCGGCGGAGGCCATGGCGATTTCCCAGCCCGGTGCCACCAAGGCCTTGCGCGAGGTGGAGGAGGTGCTGGGTGTGCCGTTGTTCCAGCGCCTGCCCAGCGGCCTGGTGGCCAATGACGTAGGCCGTTGCGTGGTGCGATATGCGCGGTTGATTCACAGTGACCTGGGGCATTTGCGCGAGGAGGTGCTGGGCATCGTCCAGGGCCAGGGTGGGCGGCTGGCAGTGGGTAGCATCATGGGTGCCATGCCGACCCTGGTCGGTGCCCTCGGGCGGTTGCGCCGCAAGCAGCCGCAACTGGCGGTGGAGATCGCCGAGAACACCAGTGCAAACCTGCTGGCCCAGCTTGATGAAGGGCGCCTGGACCTGGCCATCTGCCGGCCAGGGCTGGGCCGCAACGCGGCGGACTACGCCTTTGTCGAACTGGCCCAGGAGCCGCTGGCGGTGGTCGCGCACCCTCAGCACCCGCTGGCCGGTGCGGCGGCGCTGGAAGTTGGCGACCTGAGCCAGTATCGCTGGATCGTCTACCCGGCCAACATGCCCATGCGCCAGGCGCTGGAGCGTGAGTTGAGCGAGGCGGGGGTGGAGGTGCCACGCTACCCGCTGGAAACCTTCTCCACCTTCGCCACCTTCATGCTGCTGGAAGACGACCCGACGCTGGTGGCGGTGATCCCCAGCGCCGTGGCGGCGTTTGCCGAGCAGCGCGGGTTGCTGGTGTCGCTGGCAGTGCAGCTGCGGGCACTGAGCGAGCCGTTCGGGATCGTGCACCGGGTAGCAGCGCCGCTGTCGCCGGCGGCGCGGTTGCTGGTGGAGGAGCTTACGGCCGGTTGA
- a CDS encoding MFS transporter, protein MKTIPSPADLALPAAAPMTTVRWRIFLILLLLTAINYIDRASLSVALPLIAPEFNLTPAMEGLMLSAFFWSYALMQIPGGMLLDRFHTRGIIGAATVAWGLFQALGAASHNWLVLLLTRIGLGVAESPIMPAGAKLNGAWLTPNERGRGAVLVDGGAPLGSALGAILISGLIAWLGSWRLAFVVAGVGTVLAGILAWKYIRNHPSEHPGVNEAELRHITEGNASAHAAAAKARLPLRELLKDRSIFAMFAGYSCILAVFYGLLTWMPSYLHKAHGLNISAMGGATFLIFMCGFVGELIGGWIGDRWRASGASPNLVMRTMFSGSALVAALCILAAAYVGETVAVISLLCVAMFFIRWCGMYWCLPAIIGGPSRTGVLGGTMNFCGNMAGVLVPIVIGLIVQFTGDYFFALIFFVVAAVLIAVFSSLIDYRERQF, encoded by the coding sequence ATGAAGACCATCCCCTCCCCGGCCGACCTGGCGCTGCCCGCTGCGGCCCCGATGACCACGGTGCGCTGGCGCATCTTCCTGATCCTGTTGCTGCTGACCGCAATCAACTACATCGACCGCGCCTCGCTGTCGGTGGCGCTGCCGCTGATCGCCCCCGAATTCAACCTGACGCCGGCCATGGAAGGGCTGATGCTCAGTGCGTTCTTCTGGTCCTATGCCTTGATGCAGATCCCTGGCGGCATGCTGCTGGACCGCTTCCACACCCGCGGCATCATTGGCGCGGCAACTGTGGCCTGGGGCCTGTTCCAGGCACTGGGCGCGGCCTCGCACAACTGGCTGGTACTGCTGCTGACGCGTATCGGCCTGGGCGTGGCCGAGTCGCCGATCATGCCCGCCGGGGCCAAGCTCAATGGCGCCTGGCTGACGCCTAACGAACGTGGCCGTGGCGCGGTGCTGGTGGATGGCGGCGCGCCGCTGGGCAGCGCCCTGGGGGCGATCCTGATTTCCGGGCTGATTGCCTGGCTGGGTTCGTGGCGGTTGGCCTTCGTGGTGGCCGGGGTCGGCACCGTATTGGCCGGCATCCTGGCGTGGAAGTACATCCGCAACCACCCCAGCGAGCACCCGGGGGTGAACGAGGCCGAGCTGCGCCACATCACCGAAGGCAACGCCAGCGCCCATGCCGCGGCAGCCAAGGCCAGGCTGCCGCTGCGCGAGCTGCTCAAGGACCGTTCGATCTTTGCCATGTTCGCCGGCTACAGCTGCATCCTGGCAGTGTTCTACGGCCTGCTGACCTGGATGCCGAGCTACCTGCACAAAGCCCATGGCCTGAACATTTCGGCCATGGGCGGGGCGACCTTCCTGATCTTCATGTGCGGGTTTGTCGGCGAACTGATCGGCGGCTGGATCGGTGACCGCTGGCGGGCCAGCGGTGCCTCGCCGAACCTGGTGATGCGCACCATGTTCAGCGGTTCGGCGCTGGTGGCGGCGCTGTGCATCCTGGCGGCAGCCTATGTGGGCGAGACCGTCGCGGTGATCAGCCTGCTGTGCGTGGCGATGTTCTTCATCCGTTGGTGCGGGATGTACTGGTGCCTGCCGGCGATCATCGGCGGGCCGTCGCGCACCGGCGTGCTGGGTGGCACCATGAACTTCTGCGGCAACATGGCCGGAGTGCTGGTGCCGATCGTGATCGGGCTGATCGTGCAGTTCACCGGGGATTACTTCTTTGCGCTGATCTTCTTTGTGGTGGCTGCGGTGTTGATTGCGGTGTTTTCCAGCTTGATCGATTACCGCGAGCGGCAGTTCTGA
- a CDS encoding iron-containing alcohol dehydrogenase: MSQFQFHFPTIAKCGAGLADQAGALLKPYVDGTLLVVTDQGLIDAGILAGFFASLEQAGIDYQLFCAVEANPSTDVLDAAVALLKERNCTAVIGVGGGSSIDTAKGVAAMATNPGNILDYEGYDKLTQPPLPIFAIPTTSGTGSECTASTVFTNKRTLFKTVIVSPRLFPRLAILDPALTLKLPAAITAATGMDALTHAIESYVSRQANPISQAMALQAIRMIAGSLETTYFVGTDMAAREQMLLGSFLAGVAFSQSKLGNVHAISHTFGGVFNIPHGIANAALLPYVIKFNLPACPERFRDIAIALGADVTGLSVEQAAARTVDAVVALNQAIGIPATIRELGVDLEFLPQMVSDSMRSGNVLVNPRLTTARDVERLITDAYHGNL; encoded by the coding sequence ATGAGCCAATTCCAGTTCCATTTCCCCACCATTGCCAAATGTGGCGCGGGCCTGGCCGACCAGGCCGGTGCGCTGCTCAAGCCGTACGTGGACGGCACCCTGCTGGTAGTCACCGACCAGGGCCTGATCGACGCTGGCATCCTGGCCGGCTTCTTCGCCTCGCTGGAGCAGGCGGGCATCGACTACCAGCTGTTCTGCGCCGTTGAAGCCAACCCCAGCACCGACGTGCTCGACGCTGCCGTGGCGCTGCTGAAAGAGCGCAACTGCACCGCCGTGATCGGCGTGGGCGGCGGCAGCAGCATCGACACCGCCAAGGGCGTGGCGGCGATGGCCACCAACCCTGGCAACATCCTCGACTACGAGGGCTACGACAAACTGACCCAGCCGCCGCTGCCGATCTTCGCCATCCCGACCACCTCCGGTACCGGCAGCGAATGCACGGCGTCGACCGTGTTCACCAACAAGCGCACGCTGTTCAAGACGGTGATCGTCAGCCCGCGGCTGTTCCCGCGCCTGGCCATCCTCGACCCGGCACTGACCCTGAAGCTGCCTGCGGCCATCACCGCCGCCACCGGCATGGATGCCCTGACCCACGCCATCGAGTCGTATGTGTCGCGCCAGGCCAACCCGATCAGCCAGGCCATGGCCCTGCAGGCCATCCGCATGATTGCCGGCAGCCTGGAAACAACCTACTTCGTCGGCACCGACATGGCGGCCCGCGAGCAGATGCTGCTGGGCTCGTTTCTGGCAGGGGTGGCGTTCTCGCAATCCAAGCTGGGCAACGTGCATGCCATTTCCCACACCTTCGGCGGGGTGTTCAACATCCCCCATGGCATCGCCAACGCCGCCCTGCTGCCTTACGTGATCAAGTTCAACCTGCCGGCCTGCCCGGAGCGCTTCCGCGACATCGCCATTGCCCTGGGCGCCGATGTGACCGGGCTCAGCGTGGAGCAGGCCGCGGCACGCACGGTGGATGCGGTGGTGGCCCTGAACCAGGCCATCGGCATTCCCGCGACCATCCGTGAACTGGGCGTGGACCTGGAGTTCCTGCCGCAGATGGTCAGCGACTCGATGCGCAGCGGCAACGTGCTGGTCAACCCACGCCTGACCACCGCGCGCGATGTCGAGCGCCTGATCACCGACGCCTACCACGGCAACCTCTGA
- a CDS encoding NIPSNAP family protein, with product MFYEMRTYTLHIGKMKQYLEHFEKEGLPVISRYAKLVGWWYTEIGELNQVVHIWAYESLDDRIERRAALYRDADWLERFIPVAFPMLVRMESKLLMPAAFSPIQ from the coding sequence ATGTTCTATGAAATGCGTACCTACACCCTGCACATCGGCAAGATGAAGCAATACCTGGAGCACTTCGAAAAGGAAGGCTTGCCGGTGATCTCGCGCTACGCCAAGCTGGTGGGCTGGTGGTACACCGAGATTGGCGAACTGAACCAGGTGGTGCACATCTGGGCCTACGAGAGCCTTGACGACCGCATCGAGCGCCGCGCCGCCCTGTACCGCGATGCGGACTGGCTGGAGCGCTTCATCCCCGTGGCCTTCCCGATGCTGGTGCGGATGGAATCGAAGCTGTTGATGCCTGCCGCGTTTTCGCCGATCCAGTGA
- a CDS encoding SDR family oxidoreductase, producing the protein MDLGITGRWAIVCAASQGLGKGCAEALGKEGVNLVINARTQATLEQTAAELRAACPGIEVRTVAGDVADAEVRQALLAACPQVDILVNNAGGPPPGDFRDWGREDWLKALDANMLTPIELIKAVVDGMAERGFGRVVNITSGAVKAPIDILGLSNGARSGLTGFIAGLARQQRLAGSNVTLNNLLPGAFDTARLRKTLKAAGGDVEATAQSRRKAIPAARFGSAGEFGAYCAFLCSAHAGYITGQNLLIDGGAFPGTF; encoded by the coding sequence ATGGATCTAGGCATTACCGGCCGCTGGGCCATCGTCTGCGCGGCCAGCCAGGGCCTGGGCAAAGGCTGCGCCGAGGCGCTGGGCAAAGAAGGCGTCAACCTGGTCATCAATGCCCGTACCCAGGCCACCCTGGAGCAGACCGCCGCCGAGTTGCGCGCGGCTTGCCCGGGCATCGAGGTGCGCACCGTGGCCGGTGATGTCGCCGACGCCGAGGTGCGCCAGGCGCTGCTGGCAGCCTGCCCGCAGGTGGATATCCTGGTCAACAATGCCGGTGGCCCGCCCCCGGGCGACTTCCGCGACTGGGGCCGCGAGGACTGGCTGAAGGCACTGGACGCCAACATGCTTACCCCCATCGAGCTGATCAAGGCGGTGGTCGATGGCATGGCCGAGCGCGGGTTCGGCCGGGTGGTGAACATCACCTCCGGTGCGGTGAAGGCGCCGATCGATATTCTTGGCTTGTCCAATGGTGCGCGCAGTGGCCTGACCGGCTTCATCGCCGGCCTGGCCCGTCAGCAGCGCCTGGCGGGCAGCAACGTGACGCTGAATAACCTGCTGCCTGGGGCGTTCGACACGGCGCGCCTGCGGAAGACCTTGAAGGCGGCAGGTGGCGATGTGGAAGCCACCGCCCAGTCGCGACGCAAGGCCATCCCGGCGGCGCGCTTTGGCAGTGCCGGCGAGTTCGGCGCTTACTGCGCGTTCCTGTGCAGTGCGCATGCCGGGTACATCACCGGGCAGAACCTGTTGATCGATGGTGGGGCGTTCCCCGGTACCTTCTGA
- a CDS encoding cyclase family protein: protein MKRLKPLLLAVALATTAQATLAADWQTSPYGKQDEIGAANLLTPEVVKQAVGLVKTGKTYPLAVPVSKDLPAFRHRSFHLYNIQPGEQAGQTLGRNKFSFNDELVNGWTGVGTQLNGIGHIGIDNVYYNGNKAADFVTVEGVTKLGVEKVPPMVTRGVVLDMTAHYGKAIVPGGTSFTVDDIKAVLKKEGITLRKGDVVLFNTGWLELIGKDNQQFLATEPGIDLPAAEWLADQGIVAFGGDTWASEVYPNPTGEEFPVNQFMLAKRGIYNLELIDTRALVKDKAFEFLFVLGQPLYKGSTQVNINPVAIH, encoded by the coding sequence ATGAAACGCTTGAAGCCCCTGCTGCTCGCCGTCGCCCTGGCGACCACTGCCCAGGCCACCCTGGCCGCCGACTGGCAGACCTCGCCCTACGGCAAACAGGATGAAATCGGCGCCGCCAACCTGCTCACCCCCGAAGTGGTCAAGCAGGCGGTCGGCCTGGTCAAGACCGGCAAGACCTACCCGCTGGCCGTACCGGTGAGCAAAGACCTGCCGGCCTTCCGCCACCGCAGCTTCCACCTGTACAACATCCAGCCTGGCGAACAGGCCGGCCAGACCCTGGGCCGCAACAAGTTCAGCTTCAACGATGAACTGGTCAACGGCTGGACCGGCGTCGGCACCCAGCTCAACGGCATCGGCCACATCGGTATCGACAACGTCTACTACAACGGCAACAAGGCTGCCGATTTCGTCACGGTCGAAGGCGTGACCAAGCTGGGCGTGGAAAAAGTACCGCCAATGGTCACCCGTGGCGTGGTGCTGGACATGACCGCTCACTACGGCAAGGCCATCGTGCCGGGCGGCACCTCGTTCACCGTCGACGACATCAAGGCCGTGCTCAAGAAAGAAGGCATTACCCTGCGCAAGGGTGACGTGGTGCTGTTCAACACCGGCTGGCTGGAACTGATCGGCAAGGACAACCAGCAGTTCCTCGCCACCGAACCGGGCATCGACCTGCCGGCGGCCGAGTGGCTGGCTGACCAGGGCATTGTCGCCTTTGGTGGCGATACCTGGGCTTCGGAGGTGTACCCGAACCCGACCGGTGAAGAATTCCCGGTCAACCAGTTCATGCTGGCCAAGCGCGGCATCTACAACCTGGAGCTGATCGACACCCGCGCGCTGGTGAAGGACAAGGCGTTCGAGTTCCTGTTCGTGCTGGGCCAGCCCCTGTACAAGGGCTCGACCCAGGTGAACATCAACCCCGTGGCGATTCACTGA
- a CDS encoding WYL domain-containing protein, translating into MPSHPTRHTIARQWQLLKLLPGRHPGMSSTQLQAALTTVGHITSKRTVERDLVELAALFPLQCNSKGMPYGWYWQPGLNLGEAQQLQPDALIPPDQVELHAWVDDALARRLEAAPLSADMQLTLQADGGATLVATVDDNRALMGWLLSQAGSIRVQAPQALRQAMLEQLRQSLALHEGGC; encoded by the coding sequence TTGCCCAGCCACCCTACCCGTCACACCATCGCCCGCCAGTGGCAGCTGCTCAAGCTGCTGCCCGGCCGTCACCCGGGGATGAGTTCCACCCAGTTGCAGGCCGCCCTGACAACCGTGGGCCATATCACCAGCAAACGCACCGTCGAACGCGACCTGGTCGAACTCGCGGCGCTGTTCCCGCTGCAGTGCAACAGCAAAGGCATGCCCTACGGCTGGTACTGGCAACCGGGCCTGAACCTGGGTGAGGCGCAGCAGCTGCAGCCCGATGCGCTCATACCCCCGGACCAGGTTGAATTGCACGCCTGGGTCGATGATGCGCTGGCCCGGCGCCTGGAAGCGGCGCCCCTGTCGGCAGATATGCAACTGACGCTGCAAGCGGACGGCGGCGCCACCCTGGTAGCCACCGTCGACGACAACCGTGCGCTGATGGGCTGGCTGCTGTCCCAAGCCGGCTCGATCCGCGTGCAGGCGCCACAGGCACTGCGCCAGGCCATGCTCGAGCAGTTGCGCCAGAGCCTGGCGCTGCACGAGGGTGGTTGTTGA
- a CDS encoding zinc-binding dehydrogenase codes for MPTDHQAWAWTPNAGLDGLQLLRKPLPQPGPGEVLVANRAIALNPVDWKICEWGHPAWQQGTVPGVDGAGVVVAVGAGVDMPLGSRVAYHQSLARDGSFAEHCLLDASLVMHIPSALGDTAAAAVPCPALTAWQALAKVPEGASRDVLVIGAGGAVGFYLAQLAAQRGLRVWASAGQRHHATLKALGVSGVFDYHDADWQDQLQAALGERPLHALFDTVSGAHAGSLAHLLGYNGHLVCIQDRQETAPTPAFGTAISLHEVALNSIHAHGRLADRQALRVAGERLLQAVADGSLIAPQRREFAFSALPQALRQLKEGQGAGKWVTRLD; via the coding sequence ATGCCAACCGATCATCAAGCCTGGGCCTGGACCCCGAACGCCGGCCTCGACGGCCTGCAACTGCTGCGTAAACCCCTGCCACAACCCGGCCCCGGTGAGGTGCTGGTGGCCAACCGCGCCATTGCCCTCAACCCGGTGGACTGGAAAATCTGCGAGTGGGGCCACCCTGCCTGGCAGCAAGGCACGGTACCGGGCGTGGATGGCGCCGGTGTGGTAGTCGCCGTTGGCGCAGGCGTCGACATGCCTTTGGGCAGCCGCGTTGCCTACCACCAATCGCTGGCGCGTGACGGCAGCTTTGCCGAGCACTGCCTGCTGGATGCCAGCCTGGTGATGCATATCCCCAGTGCGCTCGGCGACACCGCCGCGGCCGCCGTGCCCTGCCCCGCCCTGACCGCCTGGCAGGCCCTGGCCAAGGTGCCCGAAGGTGCCAGCCGCGATGTGCTGGTGATCGGCGCCGGTGGCGCGGTGGGCTTCTACCTCGCGCAACTGGCCGCGCAACGCGGCCTGCGCGTGTGGGCCAGTGCCGGTCAACGCCACCACGCCACTCTCAAGGCCCTTGGTGTGAGTGGGGTGTTCGACTACCACGACGCCGACTGGCAGGACCAACTGCAGGCCGCCCTGGGCGAGCGCCCGCTGCATGCCCTGTTCGACACCGTCAGCGGCGCCCATGCCGGTAGCCTTGCCCACCTGCTCGGCTACAACGGCCACCTGGTGTGCATCCAGGACCGCCAGGAAACCGCGCCAACGCCCGCCTTCGGCACGGCAATCTCGCTGCATGAAGTGGCGCTCAACAGCATTCATGCCCATGGCCGGTTGGCAGATCGCCAAGCCCTGCGCGTGGCCGGTGAACGCCTGCTGCAGGCCGTCGCCGATGGCAGCCTGATCGCGCCACAGCGCCGCGAGTTCGCCTTCTCGGCATTGCCACAGGCTCTGCGGCAGCTGAAAGAGGGCCAAGGCGCAGGCAAATGGGTGACGCGCCTCGACTGA
- a CDS encoding SDR family NAD(P)-dependent oxidoreductase, whose amino-acid sequence MNIDLGGRTAIISGSTGGIGLAIARGLARANADVVIAGRSQKSLDAALAELREQGGRGQIHGVVADLGTAAGAKTLFAAHPRADILVNNLGIYDDVDFFDVADSEWTRFYDTNVLSGVRLARHYAPGMVEKGWGRILFISSESGIAIPADMINYGVTKAANLAVSHGLAKRLAGTGVTVNAVLPGPTLTDGVAALVADAAQASGRSIREEADNFVRTARPSSIIQRAADVDEVAHLAVYLASPYSSATTGAALRVDGGVVDSLAI is encoded by the coding sequence ATGAACATCGACCTCGGCGGACGCACCGCCATCATCAGCGGCTCGACCGGCGGTATTGGTCTGGCTATCGCCCGCGGCCTGGCCCGCGCCAACGCTGACGTAGTCATTGCCGGCCGCAGCCAGAAGTCGCTGGATGCCGCCCTGGCCGAACTGCGCGAGCAAGGTGGCCGTGGGCAGATCCACGGCGTGGTCGCCGACCTGGGCACCGCCGCCGGTGCCAAAACCCTGTTCGCCGCCCACCCACGGGCCGACATCCTGGTCAACAACCTGGGCATCTACGACGACGTCGACTTCTTCGACGTGGCCGACAGCGAGTGGACGCGCTTCTACGACACCAACGTGCTGAGCGGCGTGCGCCTGGCCCGTCACTATGCCCCGGGCATGGTCGAGAAAGGTTGGGGGCGGATCCTGTTCATCTCTTCGGAATCGGGCATCGCCATCCCTGCCGACATGATCAACTACGGCGTCACCAAGGCTGCCAACCTGGCGGTATCGCATGGCCTGGCCAAGCGCCTGGCCGGCACCGGGGTAACCGTGAACGCAGTGCTGCCCGGCCCGACCCTGACCGACGGCGTGGCCGCGCTGGTGGCTGATGCAGCCCAGGCGTCCGGGCGCAGCATTCGTGAAGAAGCCGACAACTTCGTGCGTACCGCACGGCCGAGCTCGATCATCCAACGCGCCGCCGATGTCGACGAAGTCGCCCACCTGGCGGTGTACCTCGCCTCCCCTTACTCGTCCGCCACCACCGGTGCAGCGCTGCGGGTCGATGGTGGTGTAGTCGACAGCCTGGCTATCTGA
- a CDS encoding LysR family transcriptional regulator, producing MQDLRQLRYFVAVAECENVGRAAEQLHISQSPLSRQIAQLEDNLGLALFERRNQRLYLTRDGRTFLAEARGLLKHAERLESLGKRLGRGEEGGLCIGYVNHAIHAGVLPGAVRAIRGERPKIHIALYNMTPNEQFEGLRQRSLDIALVCEPPPKNDPDLRGQPVLDDPLLLAIPAAHPLASKAELTPADLHEQDWIITGGQPDQGHKRDDFIARCGDAGFTPRLSLEANDPLSVLGLVSAGLGLAMVQSSLSASAGPTVVLRQLDWFQPSEQLWAVWHQVDLRPIVGIFRERVLALAEQGLDKSNQV from the coding sequence ATGCAAGATCTACGTCAGTTGCGCTACTTCGTAGCCGTCGCCGAATGCGAGAACGTCGGCCGGGCCGCCGAGCAGCTGCATATTTCCCAATCCCCCCTCAGCCGGCAGATCGCCCAGCTGGAGGACAACCTTGGCCTGGCGCTGTTCGAACGGCGCAACCAGCGACTGTACCTGACCAGGGACGGGCGCACCTTCCTGGCCGAAGCGCGTGGCCTGCTCAAGCATGCCGAGCGCCTGGAATCGCTGGGCAAGCGCCTGGGCCGTGGCGAGGAAGGCGGGCTGTGCATCGGTTACGTCAACCACGCCATCCACGCCGGCGTGCTGCCGGGCGCGGTGCGGGCGATTCGTGGCGAACGCCCGAAAATCCACATTGCGCTGTACAACATGACCCCCAACGAACAGTTCGAAGGCCTGCGTCAGCGCAGCCTGGACATTGCCCTGGTTTGCGAGCCGCCGCCAAAGAATGACCCCGACCTGCGCGGCCAGCCGGTGCTGGACGACCCATTGCTGCTGGCCATCCCGGCCGCGCACCCGCTGGCCAGCAAGGCCGAACTGACCCCCGCCGACCTGCACGAACAGGACTGGATCATCACCGGTGGGCAGCCCGACCAGGGCCACAAGCGTGACGATTTCATCGCCCGCTGTGGCGATGCCGGCTTCACCCCGCGCCTGTCGCTGGAGGCCAACGACCCGCTGAGCGTGCTCGGCCTGGTGTCCGCCGGCCTGGGCCTGGCCATGGTGCAAAGCAGCCTGTCGGCCAGCGCCGGGCCTACCGTGGTGCTGCGCCAGCTGGACTGGTTCCAGCCCAGCGAGCAGTTGTGGGCGGTCTGGCACCAGGTCGACTTGCGGCCGATCGTGGGCATTTTCCGCGAGCGGGTGCTGGCATTGGCCGAGCAAGGGCTTGATAAGTCAAATCAGGTCTGA
- a CDS encoding MFS transporter yields the protein MPLALLALTLAAFAIGTTEFVIVGLIPTIANDLAVTLPSAGLLVSLYALSVAIGAPLLTAMTGRVPRKLLLVGLMALFTAGNLVAWQAPSYESLIMARILTGLAHGVFFSVGSIIATSLVPKEKAASAIATMFSGMTVAFVTGIPLGTFIGQHFGWRVTFLVVAAFGLVALLGALLFVPKRIQHSQPAPLLRQLRVMLQPRLLLVYAMTAVGYGGSLIAFTFLAPILQDIAGFGANSVALVLLAYGVSVALGNIWGGRLADRKGPVKALSIIFLLLAVVLLALTFTAPHPVLVVITVLAWGAVAFGNVPGLQVYVVQQAEKVAPDAVDVAAGFNIAAFNLGVAGGSWGGAQVVQQLGLGHTPWIAALVTLGALALTLYSGRLDRRVPAQPQPVVSRA from the coding sequence ATGCCTCTCGCCTTGTTAGCCCTGACCCTGGCAGCCTTCGCCATCGGCACCACGGAGTTCGTGATCGTCGGCCTAATCCCGACCATCGCCAATGACCTGGCGGTCACCCTGCCTTCGGCCGGCCTGCTGGTCAGCCTTTACGCCCTCAGCGTCGCCATCGGCGCGCCTCTGCTCACTGCCATGACCGGCCGCGTCCCGCGCAAGCTGCTGCTGGTCGGCCTGATGGCGCTGTTCACCGCCGGTAACCTGGTGGCCTGGCAGGCGCCCAGCTACGAATCGCTGATCATGGCGCGCATCCTCACCGGCCTGGCCCACGGGGTGTTCTTCTCGGTCGGCTCGATCATCGCCACCAGCCTGGTGCCGAAAGAAAAAGCCGCCAGCGCCATCGCCACCATGTTCAGTGGCATGACCGTGGCCTTCGTCACCGGTATCCCGCTGGGTACCTTCATCGGCCAGCACTTCGGCTGGCGCGTCACCTTCCTGGTGGTGGCTGCCTTCGGCCTGGTGGCGCTGCTTGGCGCACTGCTGTTCGTGCCCAAGCGCATCCAGCACAGCCAGCCGGCACCGCTGCTGCGCCAACTGCGGGTGATGCTGCAACCGCGCCTGCTGCTGGTGTATGCCATGACTGCCGTGGGTTACGGCGGCTCGCTGATCGCCTTCACCTTCCTTGCCCCGATCCTGCAGGACATCGCCGGCTTCGGCGCCAACAGCGTCGCCCTGGTGCTGCTCGCCTACGGCGTTTCGGTTGCCCTGGGCAACATCTGGGGCGGCCGCCTGGCCGACCGCAAAGGCCCGGTCAAGGCACTGTCGATCATCTTCCTGCTGCTGGCCGTGGTGCTGCTGGCGCTGACCTTCACCGCGCCGCATCCGGTGCTGGTGGTAATCACCGTACTGGCCTGGGGCGCGGTGGCCTTCGGCAATGTGCCGGGCCTGCAGGTGTACGTGGTGCAGCAGGCGGAAAAGGTCGCCCCCGACGCAGTCGACGTGGCTGCCGGTTTCAACATCGCCGCCTTCAACCTGGGTGTGGCCGGTGGCTCCTGGGGCGGTGCCCAGGTGGTGCAACAGCTCGGCCTCGGCCACACCCCATGGATTGCCGCGCTGGTCACCCTCGGTGCCTTGGCCCTGACCCTGTACAGCGGCCGCCTCGACCGCCGCGTACCTGCCCAGCCACAACCTGTCGTCAGCCGCGCCTGA